One Fuerstiella marisgermanici DNA window includes the following coding sequences:
- a CDS encoding peroxiredoxin family protein, producing the protein MRTLLIAATVAIACPFSFADEASKVEISSPAPDFTATGIDGKAFKLSDKLKSGKKNVVLIFSRAHWCPFCMKQLAHLQQHADEFEALNAEVIVIFREEKDGTDGLTKIKNGTKTTFTLALDLDKKSSKAYSPKHRTFDNFVIDKDGNVAAVIDGTLRDRVTADKLLKALKKIEQKDSAK; encoded by the coding sequence ATGCGTACATTGCTCATCGCAGCCACTGTGGCAATCGCTTGCCCTTTTTCGTTCGCCGACGAAGCGTCGAAAGTCGAAATCAGTAGTCCGGCTCCGGACTTCACGGCCACCGGCATTGATGGCAAAGCGTTTAAATTGTCGGACAAACTGAAAAGCGGCAAAAAGAACGTAGTGTTGATCTTTAGTCGAGCCCACTGGTGTCCTTTTTGCATGAAGCAACTGGCCCATTTGCAACAGCACGCTGATGAATTCGAAGCATTGAACGCGGAGGTGATTGTCATCTTCCGAGAAGAGAAAGACGGCACCGACGGTCTGACAAAGATAAAAAACGGAACAAAGACAACATTCACCCTGGCACTCGATCTGGACAAAAAGTCGTCTAAGGCGTACAGCCCCAAACACAGGACGTTCGATAACTTTGTTATCGATAAAGACGGCAACGTGGCTGCTGTGATCGACGGCACATTACGAGATCGCGTGACAGCGGACAAACTGTTGAAAGCCCTAAAGAAGATAGAGCAGAAAGACTCAGCGAAATGA
- a CDS encoding phytanoyl-CoA dioxygenase family protein, which produces MKNTLLGTISKSDFERDGYVIIPDLLTMDEADLLRKVARADRDIAANRSSRADGEGGAVELVVRNDLPEDSIYGAIVRAQPLVEVMEHLLGDEVYHYHHKMILKEPRTGGAWTWHQDYGYWYNNGCLFPDMASCMIAVDQATKENGCLQVIRGSHKMGRVDHVKRGDQTGADQERIDAALQQLELVNVELPPGSAVVFHGNTLHRSDQNNSENPRWAFICCYNTKHNNPWKESKHPRYSPLERWSPDRIAETGAQQLSRLHQPD; this is translated from the coding sequence ATGAAAAACACGCTGTTGGGCACGATCTCAAAGAGTGACTTCGAACGCGACGGCTATGTGATCATTCCGGATCTGCTCACAATGGATGAAGCAGATCTACTCAGGAAGGTGGCCCGTGCAGATCGTGACATCGCCGCGAATCGATCGTCTCGAGCCGACGGTGAAGGTGGAGCAGTTGAACTTGTCGTGCGAAACGACTTGCCGGAAGACAGCATCTACGGGGCCATTGTGCGAGCTCAGCCTTTGGTCGAAGTGATGGAACATCTCCTTGGTGATGAAGTCTATCACTATCACCACAAAATGATCCTGAAGGAGCCGCGCACCGGAGGCGCGTGGACCTGGCATCAGGATTACGGTTACTGGTACAACAACGGCTGTCTGTTTCCAGACATGGCGAGCTGCATGATCGCGGTTGATCAGGCCACCAAAGAAAACGGCTGCCTGCAGGTCATTCGCGGGTCTCACAAAATGGGCCGAGTTGACCATGTCAAACGCGGCGATCAAACGGGTGCCGACCAGGAACGTATCGACGCTGCTTTGCAGCAGCTGGAGCTGGTCAATGTTGAGCTACCGCCAGGCTCTGCGGTCGTCTTTCACGGCAACACACTGCATCGGTCGGACCAGAATAATAGTGAAAATCCCAGATGGGCTTTCATCTGCTGCTACAACACCAAGCACAACAATCCCTGGAAGGAATCGAAGCACCCGCGCTACAGCCCGCTCGAACGCTGGTCACCGGACAGGATTGCCGAAACCGGAGCGCAGCAGCTTTCGCGCCTTCATCAGCCGGATTGA
- a CDS encoding YciI family protein — protein sequence MKVMVIVKATQSSEAGELPSTELLEAMGKYNEELVKAGIMQAGEGLKPSSEGKRVTFSGKDRAVTDGPFAETKELIAGYWMWQVDSMEQAVEWVRKCPNPMPQESDIEIRPLFEIEDFAQNDPDGTIAAHEDGLRQKLAMRSCTVQPYLFFSGRCEEALDFYKEALGATVSYLMRFSESPDPVPDGMLQPGFENKIMHASFSIGKMSLMASDGCGESTTFDGFRLALSVSTEEECNRAFAALADGGTIDMPLVKTFWSPRYGMVTDKFNVGWMVMVAADVQ from the coding sequence ATGAAAGTGATGGTCATTGTCAAAGCGACGCAAAGTTCTGAAGCGGGCGAATTGCCCAGCACAGAATTGCTCGAAGCGATGGGCAAATACAACGAAGAACTGGTCAAAGCAGGCATCATGCAGGCGGGGGAAGGTCTCAAGCCGTCTTCCGAAGGCAAGCGAGTCACCTTTTCCGGCAAGGACCGCGCGGTCACCGATGGGCCATTTGCGGAAACCAAAGAACTGATCGCGGGCTATTGGATGTGGCAGGTCGATTCGATGGAGCAGGCTGTCGAATGGGTCAGGAAATGTCCCAATCCAATGCCCCAGGAATCCGACATTGAGATCCGTCCGCTTTTCGAAATTGAAGATTTTGCGCAGAACGATCCGGACGGAACCATCGCGGCTCACGAGGACGGTCTTCGGCAGAAATTGGCAATGCGTTCCTGTACCGTTCAGCCCTATCTGTTTTTTTCCGGCCGGTGCGAGGAGGCTCTCGATTTCTACAAAGAGGCACTCGGCGCAACCGTAAGCTATCTCATGCGGTTCAGCGAAAGTCCGGATCCGGTGCCGGACGGCATGCTGCAGCCGGGCTTCGAAAACAAGATCATGCATGCTTCATTCAGCATCGGCAAGATGTCGCTGATGGCGTCGGATGGCTGTGGCGAAAGCACCACGTTCGATGGCTTTCGGCTGGCGCTGTCTGTGTCAACGGAAGAGGAGTGCAACCGAGCTTTTGCTGCTCTTGCAGACGGCGGCACGATTGACATGCCGCTCGTCAAGACATTCTGGTCGCCGCGATACGGCATGGTCACAGACAAGTTTAACGTCGGCTGGATGGTGATGGTGGCGGCGGATGTTCAATAG
- the hisH gene encoding imidazole glycerol phosphate synthase subunit HisH codes for MSAITIIDYGMGNLRSVQKAIEHVGSSATISSDPKQIASADKVILPGVGAFRDAISALKDHNLVDAIHQFTDSGKPFLGICLGQQLLLDLSYEDGEYEGLGIVPGHVRLFDIADDLKIPHMGWNQLSSRTGDNPLLEDIPTDAWFYFVHSYYVDPTDDSWVSGRTDYGGEFVSVIHQNNVFATQFHPEKSQSAGLQLLTNFVNL; via the coding sequence ATGTCCGCAATAACGATTATCGACTACGGAATGGGAAACCTCCGCAGCGTTCAAAAAGCGATCGAACACGTTGGTTCCAGCGCCACGATCAGCTCAGACCCAAAACAAATTGCCTCGGCCGACAAAGTGATTCTGCCCGGCGTTGGAGCGTTCCGTGATGCGATCAGCGCATTGAAGGATCACAATCTCGTCGATGCGATTCATCAATTCACCGATAGCGGCAAGCCGTTTTTGGGCATCTGCCTTGGACAACAGTTGCTGCTGGATCTTTCCTACGAAGACGGAGAATACGAAGGTCTCGGCATCGTTCCCGGACACGTGCGGCTGTTCGATATCGCTGACGATCTGAAGATTCCGCACATGGGCTGGAATCAGCTTTCGTCACGAACTGGTGACAATCCTTTGTTGGAAGACATTCCGACGGATGCCTGGTTCTACTTTGTTCATAGCTATTACGTCGACCCCACCGACGATTCGTGGGTGTCCGGCAGAACAGACTACGGCGGTGAGTTCGTATCCGTCATCCACCAAAACAACGTGTTCGCGACGCAGTTTCACCCGGAGAAAAGCCAAAGTGCCGGACTGCAGTTGTTGACGAACTTCGTGAATCTGTAA
- a CDS encoding VOC family protein, with protein sequence MTSKRTLTPCLWFDSNIEAAAEFYASVFDNSRILNKMVSHNDWPGGKAGDVVVIDLELAGQQYQLLAGGPNEPFNDRVSISVACKDQSEVDRYWAALTADGGEPVQCGWLKDKYGMRWQIVPEAFFELVNDQDAEKSRRVMNAMMQMVKMDVEKLKQAYDGQQ encoded by the coding sequence ATGACTTCAAAACGCACACTCACGCCTTGCCTTTGGTTCGACAGCAATATCGAAGCAGCGGCTGAATTCTATGCTTCTGTGTTCGACAATTCGCGAATACTGAACAAGATGGTCAGCCATAACGACTGGCCCGGCGGCAAAGCTGGCGACGTGGTTGTGATTGATCTTGAGCTGGCAGGTCAACAGTATCAGTTGCTTGCCGGCGGTCCGAACGAACCGTTCAACGATCGCGTTTCCATTTCTGTCGCCTGCAAAGATCAGTCGGAAGTTGATCGCTATTGGGCTGCACTGACGGCTGACGGTGGAGAGCCTGTCCAGTGTGGTTGGCTGAAGGATAAATACGGCATGCGATGGCAGATTGTCCCCGAAGCGTTCTTCGAACTGGTCAATGATCAGGACGCCGAAAAATCACGCCGTGTTATGAATGCAATGATGCAGATGGTGAAGATGGATGTCGAAAAACTGAAGCAAGCTTACGACGGGCAGCAATGA
- a CDS encoding DUF1501 domain-containing protein → MLTVTGRSFRNCDGVSRRTFLTAGTLGFGGWGLVDLLKAEDASGIRSSRKAVINVHLDGGPPQLDTIDPKPNAPAEFRGEFAPISTALPGVQISELMPQIAAAAERFTFIRTLVGSDGRHHAFQCQSGFREKDLAAFGGRPAMGCVVSKLQGSAADVTPAFVDLMQGRPLVRNSARPGFLGPSFQPFRPDLSKLFQRELEPAMKGELKRLGAEQTVSLKLNTSLSHKRLDDRRSLLAGLDQIKRNVDASGMMHAMDRFQQQAVGILTSGEFANAMDLTREDPAVIARYTASTPNRGIQSTTSEGPDSTRKFLLARRLVEAGVRCVSVSISDFDTHSSNFDRMKHLMPIVDHGLCTLVADLEERGMLDDVSIVAWGEFGRTPRINNKNGGRDHWPRVGPCLLAGGGMRTGQVIGATDRIAGSAVSRPVHYKDIFATLYRNLGIDARHLTIDDPQGRPQYLLDNGEPISEVV, encoded by the coding sequence ATGCTGACAGTCACCGGTCGAAGTTTTCGCAATTGCGATGGAGTTTCCCGCCGCACGTTCCTGACTGCGGGCACATTGGGGTTCGGCGGCTGGGGGCTGGTGGATCTGTTGAAGGCCGAAGATGCCAGCGGCATCCGGTCGTCTCGCAAAGCCGTGATCAATGTGCACCTGGACGGCGGCCCGCCTCAACTGGACACAATCGATCCGAAGCCAAATGCTCCCGCGGAATTTCGAGGCGAGTTCGCTCCAATTTCGACCGCGCTGCCCGGCGTGCAAATCAGCGAACTGATGCCACAGATTGCCGCAGCCGCAGAGCGGTTTACGTTCATCCGCACACTGGTGGGTTCGGACGGGCGGCATCATGCGTTTCAGTGTCAGTCGGGATTCCGCGAAAAGGACCTGGCCGCCTTTGGTGGGCGTCCCGCAATGGGGTGCGTCGTTTCAAAATTGCAAGGGTCCGCTGCCGACGTCACGCCCGCGTTTGTAGACCTCATGCAGGGACGACCACTTGTCCGCAATTCGGCGCGCCCCGGATTTTTGGGACCGTCGTTCCAACCATTCCGCCCGGACCTATCGAAGCTGTTCCAACGCGAATTGGAACCAGCCATGAAGGGCGAACTCAAACGACTCGGCGCAGAGCAAACCGTCAGCTTGAAGCTAAACACATCGTTATCGCATAAGCGACTCGACGATCGCCGCTCTTTGCTGGCCGGGCTGGACCAGATCAAACGCAACGTTGATGCGTCCGGAATGATGCATGCCATGGACCGATTTCAACAGCAAGCGGTCGGCATTCTGACGTCCGGTGAATTCGCCAACGCCATGGACCTGACTCGCGAAGATCCCGCAGTCATTGCTCGCTACACGGCATCTACTCCAAATCGCGGAATCCAGTCGACAACCAGTGAAGGCCCCGACAGCACCCGCAAATTCTTATTGGCGCGTCGGTTGGTCGAAGCAGGTGTGCGGTGTGTGAGCGTTTCCATCAGCGACTTTGACACTCATTCTTCCAACTTCGATCGCATGAAACATCTGATGCCGATCGTCGATCACGGACTATGCACGCTGGTCGCGGATTTGGAAGAACGAGGCATGCTGGACGACGTTTCCATCGTGGCGTGGGGCGAATTCGGGCGGACGCCGCGGATCAACAACAAGAACGGCGGCCGCGACCACTGGCCTCGTGTCGGTCCGTGTTTACTGGCAGGTGGCGGTATGCGAACCGGGCAGGTTATCGGAGCAACAGACCGCATCGCTGGTTCGGCGGTGTCGCGCCCTGTCCATTACAAAGACATTTTCGCGACTCTGTATCGCAATCTTGGCATCGACGCTCGGCACCTCACGATCGACGATCCACAGGGCCGGCCACAGTACCTGCTGGATAACGGCGAACCGATCAGCGAAGTGGTATAG
- a CDS encoding DinB family protein — MIHKNDDAAIDVLLDIFSDHLTWLEEAIADIPDARFAEQPNGVVNHPAWTLCHLNANAAFLLDLLDEPEGASANEENSAYGNGSIPVENRSQYPPKEELLATLRRRHGQLDSAVRAKHADYFARPTPDFLQAYAPTIGRIAAYLLASHESYHLGQLMQWRRAAGIAKK; from the coding sequence GTGATTCACAAAAATGACGATGCCGCAATTGATGTCTTGCTCGACATTTTCAGCGACCATCTCACGTGGCTTGAAGAAGCAATTGCCGACATCCCTGACGCTCGATTTGCCGAACAGCCGAATGGAGTGGTCAATCATCCGGCGTGGACGCTATGCCACCTGAATGCCAACGCGGCATTTCTACTGGATTTGTTGGATGAACCCGAAGGGGCGTCGGCCAACGAGGAAAATAGTGCGTACGGTAACGGCTCAATTCCCGTCGAAAATCGATCTCAGTATCCGCCAAAGGAAGAATTGCTGGCGACGCTCCGGCGACGACACGGGCAGCTTGATTCCGCAGTGAGGGCCAAACACGCTGACTACTTTGCACGTCCCACGCCAGATTTCCTTCAGGCCTATGCGCCTACGATTGGCCGGATCGCCGCCTATTTGCTGGCGTCGCACGAGTCCTATCATCTCGGTCAGCTCATGCAGTGGCGACGTGCTGCGGGCATTGCGAAAAAATGA
- a CDS encoding carboxypeptidase-like regulatory domain-containing protein, translating into MTIRYKCEECESVLKIPAKLAGTAAKCPKCKAAFKVPQQSEGSKPKVAAKSSASPASRSATALADEEDPIDMPREITPPPDLSSMDDFDPTEALAGATSSTSTMPTTAEAPKPSMADLMREHEASKKNKKGKKGDGDKGRKGGLAEAAMAAEAYTSGSAADALTRTYDQKRGKAGEAPVLTREERREEERKEAMKEFAVKGGAAFAALAVFMYFLFSWMMSESLPDLEYVSGVVTLNGAPLPDVEVMYEPVVASGGSGSPVAGGPSTGLTDANGEYVLMYKQDVAGVVPGDHRITIMGPTGAAYNLPQQHQQKTVPADDETAYNFAL; encoded by the coding sequence ATGACGATTCGTTACAAATGCGAGGAATGTGAATCCGTCCTGAAGATTCCTGCCAAACTGGCCGGCACGGCGGCGAAGTGCCCCAAATGCAAAGCCGCTTTCAAGGTTCCTCAGCAGTCCGAAGGCAGCAAGCCAAAAGTCGCGGCCAAATCGTCAGCAAGCCCGGCATCACGTTCTGCCACCGCCTTGGCAGACGAAGAAGATCCAATCGACATGCCTCGGGAAATCACCCCGCCGCCTGACCTGTCGTCGATGGATGATTTTGATCCGACAGAAGCTCTTGCCGGAGCCACGTCTTCGACGTCGACGATGCCCACCACAGCGGAAGCCCCCAAGCCATCAATGGCCGATTTGATGCGGGAGCACGAAGCCAGCAAAAAGAACAAGAAGGGCAAAAAAGGGGACGGTGACAAAGGTCGAAAAGGTGGACTGGCCGAAGCCGCCATGGCAGCGGAAGCCTACACGTCTGGCAGTGCGGCCGACGCTCTTACGCGAACCTACGACCAGAAACGCGGCAAGGCGGGTGAAGCGCCCGTACTGACGCGAGAGGAACGTCGTGAAGAAGAACGTAAAGAGGCGATGAAAGAGTTCGCTGTCAAAGGCGGTGCTGCATTCGCCGCATTGGCGGTCTTCATGTATTTCCTGTTTTCCTGGATGATGTCGGAATCTTTACCCGATCTTGAATACGTTTCCGGTGTCGTCACTCTTAACGGTGCACCGTTGCCGGACGTCGAAGTCATGTACGAACCCGTTGTGGCGTCAGGCGGATCGGGATCACCAGTAGCCGGCGGCCCGTCCACCGGGTTAACAGACGCGAACGGCGAATACGTGTTGATGTATAAGCAGGACGTTGCCGGAGTTGTTCCCGGAGACCACAGGATCACAATCATGGGACCAACGGGAGCAGCGTACAACCTACCTCAACAGCATCAGCAGAAGACCGTTCCCGCTGATGACGAAACTGCCTACAACTTCGCTCTTTGA
- a CDS encoding pyridoxal phosphate-dependent aminotransferase, whose product MSDKWIADRMHRIDASGIRKVFDLAATMKDPINLSIGQPHFDTPQPVKDALCDAVQSGRNAYSQTQGIAPLLKVLQEDIDNTYKHSDRQVFVTSGTSGALMLALCTLVNPGDEVIIFDPWFVMYKHLVTLAGGTVVQVSTYPDFRIRATDVEAAITDRTKVILFNSPANPTGAVASQEEVKALADLAAKHDVALISDEIYKSFCYDGDFYSPASFNDQTIVIDGFSKSHSMTGHRLGYMHGPRSIVQQMMKLQQFTFVCAPHPVQWAGLTAWELDLSDNFADYHRKRDLMVAELQDDFEIHGGQGAFYLFLKAPWGTGTEFVTEAIRNNLLIIPGNVFSPSDTHFRLSFAAEDETLRKGAEVLRRVARQGPPTQA is encoded by the coding sequence ATGAGCGACAAGTGGATTGCTGACCGGATGCATCGCATTGATGCATCCGGCATCCGCAAAGTGTTTGACCTTGCGGCAACAATGAAAGATCCGATCAACCTCAGTATCGGTCAGCCGCATTTCGACACGCCTCAACCCGTCAAAGATGCGCTATGCGATGCGGTGCAGAGCGGCCGCAATGCCTACAGTCAGACTCAAGGCATTGCGCCACTGCTAAAAGTTTTGCAGGAGGACATCGACAACACGTACAAGCATTCTGACCGTCAGGTGTTTGTCACATCGGGAACCAGCGGCGCGCTAATGCTGGCGCTGTGTACGCTGGTGAATCCGGGTGATGAGGTCATCATCTTTGATCCGTGGTTTGTAATGTACAAACACCTGGTCACGCTGGCTGGTGGCACCGTCGTCCAGGTTTCGACTTACCCAGACTTCCGCATTCGCGCCACCGATGTCGAAGCCGCGATTACTGACCGCACGAAGGTTATCCTGTTCAACAGCCCGGCTAACCCAACCGGGGCAGTCGCGTCGCAGGAAGAAGTAAAAGCGCTGGCGGACCTTGCCGCAAAGCACGACGTCGCGTTGATCAGCGATGAGATCTACAAGTCGTTTTGCTACGACGGTGACTTCTACAGCCCGGCATCATTCAACGATCAGACGATCGTGATCGACGGGTTCAGCAAGTCGCATTCCATGACAGGTCACCGCCTGGGATACATGCATGGGCCGAGGTCGATTGTGCAGCAGATGATGAAGCTGCAGCAATTCACCTTCGTCTGCGCGCCTCATCCCGTGCAATGGGCGGGGCTGACCGCGTGGGAACTGGACCTTTCAGATAACTTTGCAGACTACCACCGCAAACGAGACCTGATGGTGGCGGAGTTGCAGGACGATTTCGAAATTCACGGTGGCCAGGGAGCGTTCTACCTGTTCCTCAAAGCGCCTTGGGGCACAGGGACAGAATTCGTCACGGAGGCGATTCGGAACAACCTGCTGATCATCCCGGGCAATGTCTTCAGCCCGTCCGACACTCATTTCAGGCTTTCCTTTGCTGCAGAAGATGAGACGTTGCGCAAGGGAGCGGAGGTCCTGCGGCGAGTGGCAAGGCAGGGGCCTCCGACGCAAGCTTAG
- a CDS encoding DUF4256 domain-containing protein — MKSKVPKKKLSAKDRDKLLETLATRFEENMNRHRGVSWEKLQSKLTAQPEKLWSLHEMEKTGGEPDVVGYSRKSDEYTFFDCAAETPTDRRSLCYDREALESRRANKPKNNVVDMAEEMGVELLTEEQYRELQTLGEFDTKTSSWLQTPEEIRQLGGAIFGDRRFGRVFVYHNGAQSYYAARGFCGLIRV; from the coding sequence ATGAAAAGCAAAGTACCTAAGAAAAAGCTGTCCGCAAAAGACCGCGACAAACTACTCGAAACGTTGGCGACGCGGTTTGAGGAAAACATGAACCGCCACAGAGGTGTGTCGTGGGAAAAGCTGCAGTCAAAGCTGACGGCCCAACCCGAAAAACTGTGGTCGTTGCACGAAATGGAGAAGACCGGCGGTGAGCCGGATGTTGTTGGGTACAGCAGGAAATCGGACGAGTACACCTTCTTCGATTGTGCAGCGGAAACCCCAACCGACCGTCGAAGCCTATGCTACGACCGTGAGGCGTTGGAGTCACGAAGAGCGAACAAACCAAAGAACAACGTGGTGGACATGGCTGAGGAAATGGGTGTTGAACTTCTGACGGAAGAACAATATCGAGAACTGCAGACGCTTGGCGAATTCGACACAAAGACATCAAGCTGGCTGCAAACGCCAGAGGAAATCAGACAACTCGGCGGCGCCATCTTCGGTGATCGCCGCTTCGGCAGAGTATTCGTGTATCACAATGGCGCTCAATCGTACTACGCAGCGAGAGGTTTTTGTGGCTTAATACGTGTGTAG
- the hisA gene encoding 1-(5-phosphoribosyl)-5-[(5-phosphoribosylamino)methylideneamino]imidazole-4-carboxamide isomerase, with translation MQLYPAIDIRGGKCVRLRQGDYNDETIFGDDPVEMALKWKEQGAEWLHLVDLDGAKEGRPVNHEVVKQIVTQTGIPCEMGGGIRNDDSIRLAIEELGLSRVIIGTKALKEPDWFADACQRFPHKLALGLDARDSMVATEGWLEVSKVSAMELAKQFLEVPISAVIYTNIANDGMMQGVDADTLADLRTLAEMGLPVIASGGVTTMDDIHTLHKIAAEVPTLIGAIVGRAIYEGTIDVAEACAALRS, from the coding sequence ATGCAACTTTATCCGGCTATCGACATCCGTGGCGGCAAGTGTGTCCGCCTGCGTCAGGGCGACTACAACGACGAAACCATCTTCGGTGACGACCCCGTCGAAATGGCGTTGAAATGGAAAGAGCAGGGCGCCGAATGGCTACACCTTGTCGACCTTGACGGAGCCAAAGAAGGTCGACCCGTTAATCACGAAGTTGTAAAGCAGATCGTCACTCAGACCGGCATCCCCTGCGAAATGGGAGGCGGCATTCGTAATGACGACAGCATCCGCCTGGCCATTGAAGAACTCGGTTTATCGCGAGTCATCATCGGCACAAAAGCGTTGAAAGAACCAGACTGGTTTGCCGATGCCTGCCAGCGGTTCCCGCACAAACTGGCATTGGGCCTGGACGCGCGAGATTCCATGGTCGCCACGGAAGGCTGGCTTGAGGTATCGAAAGTGTCGGCAATGGAGCTGGCGAAGCAGTTCCTCGAAGTGCCGATTTCCGCTGTCATCTACACCAACATTGCCAACGATGGTATGATGCAGGGCGTCGACGCAGACACTCTGGCCGACCTGCGAACTCTGGCTGAGATGGGTCTGCCGGTGATCGCTTCTGGCGGCGTTACAACCATGGACGACATCCACACACTTCACAAAATCGCGGCCGAAGTGCCGACGCTAATCGGGGCAATTGTTGGTCGAGCCATCTATGAAGGTACGATCGACGTGGCTGAGGCCTGTGCGGCGCTAAGGAGCTAA
- a CDS encoding DUF1559 domain-containing protein has translation MRRASTRSRGFTLIELLVVIAIIALLIALLLPAIQQAREAAKKTQCLNNMKQLGLALHNYHDTHNVFPPGMITGWPQGGANGFSVAAPGGGTVSAVNPQEAETQQMLNNGFSAHGDSWMLHILPQIEAANTYETWNPALNVWGNTNFTFWQSYVDQTNTQALQVDKAPGAVEIKAYFCPSRRTSTGSIPFAFRVDVNTPTGGNDYVGCAGSGALFDPVTRATYNLTPAELGVYSNQGTTVQQPWQVYQLSHRAGIFAPNSSTNMSDIQDGTSQTIMVSEAERFIGTKAEYRNAVNDTRRRPSDGWAWGGPATMFSTFRPPNKQEWFEAAGSSHSGQTVNVLMGDGSARSVGENIGLIVWQRLGTMNEGVAAGGEF, from the coding sequence ATGCGAAGAGCATCAACTCGCTCACGCGGCTTCACATTGATTGAGCTACTTGTGGTCATTGCAATCATCGCGTTGCTGATCGCATTGCTACTGCCAGCCATCCAACAAGCTCGCGAAGCAGCCAAGAAAACTCAGTGCCTGAACAACATGAAGCAGCTGGGATTGGCCCTGCACAACTACCATGACACTCACAACGTCTTCCCACCGGGAATGATCACAGGCTGGCCGCAAGGCGGAGCGAACGGATTTTCTGTGGCCGCTCCCGGCGGCGGGACCGTGTCTGCCGTCAATCCACAGGAAGCTGAAACCCAGCAGATGCTGAATAACGGCTTCTCCGCACACGGCGATAGCTGGATGCTGCACATTCTGCCGCAGATCGAAGCGGCAAATACTTACGAGACCTGGAATCCAGCTCTCAACGTTTGGGGAAACACCAACTTCACATTCTGGCAAAGTTACGTGGACCAGACCAACACTCAGGCACTGCAGGTGGATAAAGCGCCGGGCGCCGTTGAGATTAAAGCGTACTTCTGCCCATCCAGACGCACCAGTACCGGTAGCATTCCGTTCGCTTTCCGCGTCGATGTCAATACGCCCACGGGCGGAAACGATTACGTTGGCTGTGCAGGCTCAGGGGCTTTGTTCGATCCAGTGACCCGAGCGACCTACAATCTGACGCCGGCCGAGTTGGGCGTGTACAGCAATCAAGGCACCACTGTTCAGCAACCGTGGCAGGTTTACCAGCTGTCGCACCGGGCTGGTATCTTTGCTCCGAACAGTTCCACCAACATGTCAGACATTCAGGACGGGACCAGTCAGACAATCATGGTTTCTGAGGCGGAGCGGTTTATTGGCACCAAGGCGGAATACCGAAATGCGGTCAATGACACTCGACGTCGTCCCAGCGATGGTTGGGCTTGGGGTGGGCCAGCCACAATGTTTTCCACATTCCGACCACCCAACAAGCAGGAATGGTTCGAAGCCGCTGGCTCGTCGCATTCAGGGCAAACCGTCAACGTTCTCATGGGCGATGGTTCAGCTCGGTCGGTTGGTGAGAATATCGGACTGATCGTCTGGCAACGCCTGGGCACGATGAATGAAGGTGTCGCAGCGGGCGGCGAATTCTAA
- a CDS encoding YciI family protein has translation MAGRPFAKTTEQLGGGYLRDVVGANEATAIAASIPISKMGTVEIRSLLPPQEVTPDDA, from the coding sequence ATTGCCGGCCGCCCATTTGCGAAAACGACCGAACAGCTCGGCGGGGGCTACTTGCGTGATGTAGTTGGCGCAAACGAAGCCACTGCGATCGCTGCCAGCATTCCGATTTCAAAGATGGGCACCGTCGAGATCCGCTCGTTGTTGCCGCCGCAGGAGGTCACGCCAGATGATGCGTGA